A section of the Phacochoerus africanus isolate WHEZ1 chromosome 4, ROS_Pafr_v1, whole genome shotgun sequence genome encodes:
- the PCNX3 gene encoding pecanex-like protein 3 isoform X7, which translates to MGSQVLQILRQGVWASLTGGWFFDPHQSTFSNCFHLYVWIFLLTFPFLLYMVLPPSLMVAGVYCLVVAVIFATIKTVNYRLHAMFDQGEIVEKRNSAMGDPEEEPAQGDSSLPRDPGVEMTVFRKVSSTPPVRCSSQHSVFGFNQVSELLPRMEDSGPLRDIKELVREQGSNNVIVTSADREMLKLSSQEKLIGDLPQTPPGAAPDPSLPSTDSSERSPLAGEGAPWSGSSVADTPMSPLLKGSLSQELSKSFLTLTRPDRALVRTSSRREQRRGAGGYQPLDRRGSGEPTPQKAGSSDSCFSGTDRETLSSFKSEKTNSTHLDSPPGGQAPEGSDTDPPSEAELPASPDAGVPSDDTLRSFDTVVGAGTPPGPAEPLLVVRPKDLALLRPSKRRPPLRRHSPAGRAPRRPLLEGGGFFEDDDTSEGSELSPASSLRSQRRYSTDSSSSTSCYSPESSRGAAGGPRKRRAPHGAEEGTAVPPKRPYGTQRTPSTASAKTHARVLSMDGAGGDVLRGPLAGSKAELEAQAGVELAAGEPAVLPAEARRGPAANQPGWRGELQEEGAVGGAAEETGKRDRSSSVRRTQAIRRRHNAGSNPTPPASVMGSPPSSLQEAQRGRAASHSRALTLPSALHFASSLLLTRAGATVHEACTFDDTSEGAVHYFYDESGVRRSYTFGLAGGGYENPVGQQGEQAANGAWDRHSHSSSFHSTDVPEAAGSLNLLQPRPVVLQGMQVRRVPLEIPEFDLLDQDSLHESQEQTLMEEAPPRAQHSYKYWLLPGRWTSVRYERLALLALLDRTRGLVENILGVGLSSLVAFLGYLLLLKGFFTDIWVFQFCLVIASCQYSLLKSVQPDAASPMHGHNWVIAYSRPVYFCICCLLIWLLDALGSAQPFPPVSLYGLTLFSASFFFCARDVATVFTLCFPFVFLLGLLPQVNTCLMYLLEQIDMHGFGGTAATSPLTAVFSLSRSLLAAALLYGFCLGAIKTPWPEQHVPVLFSVFCGLLVALSYHLSRQSSDPTVLWSLIRSKLFPELEERSLETARAEPPDPLPDKMRQSVREVLHSDLVMCVVIAVLTFAISASTVFIALKSVLGFVLYALAGAVGFFTHYLLPQLRKQLPWFCLSQPVLKPLEYSQYEVRGAAQVMWFEKLYAGLQCVEKYLIYPAVVLNALTVDAHTVVSHPDKFCLYCRALLMTVAGLKLLRSAFCCPPQQYLTLAFTVLLFHFDYPRLSQGFLLDYFLMSLLCSKLWDLLYKLRFVLTYIAPWQITWGSAFHAFAQPFAVPHSAMLFVQALLSALFSTPLNPLLGSAVFIMSYARPLKFWERDYNTKRVDHSNTRLVTQLDRNPGADDNNLNSIFYEHLTRSLQHTLCGDLVLGRWGNYGPGDCFVLASDYLNALVHLIEVGNGLVTFQLRGLEFRGTYCQQREVEAITEGVEEDEGCCCCEPGHLPRVLSFNAAFGQRWLAWEVTASKYVLEGYSISDNNAASMLQVFDLRKILITYYVKSIIYYVSRSPKLEAWLSHEGIATALRPVRAPGYADSDPTFSLSVDEDYDLRLSGLSLPSFCAVHLEWIQYCASRRGQPVDQDWNSPLVTLCFGLCVLGRRALGTASHSMSASLEPFLYGLHALFKGDFRITSPRDEWVFADMDLLHRVVAPGVRMALKLHQDHFTSPDEYEEPAALYDAIAANEERLVISHEGDPAWRSAILSNTPSLLALRHVLDDASDEYKIIMLNRRHLSFRVIKVNRECVRGLWAGQQQELVFLRNRNPERGSIQNAKQALRNMINSSCDQPLGYPIYVSPLTTSLAGSHPQLRALWGGPVSLGAIARWLLHSWERLHKGCGAGCNSGGNVDDSDCGGGGGGGGSGSGLTSLASNPPLAQPTPENTAGGGDQPLPPGSAWGPRPSLSGSGDGRPPPLLQWPPPRLPGPSPASPAPTEGPRPSRPPGPGLLSSEGPSGKWSLGGRKGLGGSEGEPASGSPKGSTPKSQAPLDLSLSPDINTDASPSRAAQDFPCLDGSAAESGTPTGALGDWPAPAEERESPAAQPLLEHQY; encoded by the exons ATGGGGTCGCAGGTGTTGCAGATCCTGCGCCAGGGGGTGTGGGCCTCGCTCACCGGCGGTTGGTTCTTCGACCCACACCAGAGCACCTTCTCCAACTGCTTCCATCTCTATGTCTGGATCTTCCTGCTCACCTTTCCTTTCTTGCTGTATATG GTCCTGCCCCCCAGCTTGATGGTGGCTGGTGTGTACTGCCTTGTGGTGGCTGTCATCTTCGCTACCATCAAGACTGTGAACTATCGGCTGCATGCTATGTTCGACCAGGGCGAGATTGTGGAGAAGCGCAACTCTGCCATGGGGGACCCAGAGGAAGAGCCTGCCCAGGGGGACAGCAGTCTGCCCAG GGACCCCGGAGTGGAGATGACAGTATTTCGGAAAGTGAGTTCCACACCCCCTGTACGCTGTAGCTCTCAGCATTCCGTGTTTGGCTTCAACCAGGTCTCG GAGCTGCTTCCCCGGATGGAGGACTCTGGGCCCCTCCGAG ACATCAAGGAGCTGGTGCGGGAGCAGGGCAGCAACAACGTGATCGTGACCTCAGCCGACCGAGAGATGCTGAAGCTGAGCTCCCAGGAGAAACTGA TTGGAGACCTTCCCCAGACGCCCCCAGGGGCTGCCCCCGACCCATCTCTCCCCAGCACGGACTCTTCAGAACGGTCTCCCCTGGCAGGAGAGGGAGCCCCCTGGAGCGGGAGCAGCGTGGCCGACACTCCCATGAGCCCCCTGCTGAAGGGGAGCCTCAGCCAGGAGCTGAGCAAGAGCTTCCTGACCCTGACCCGGCCTGACCGGGCCCTGGTGAGGACCAGCAGTCGACGGGAACAACGCCGGGGAGCGGGTGGCTACCAGCCCCTGGACCGGCGGGGCTCCGGGGAGCCCACACCCCAGAAGGCCGGCTCCTCGGATTCCTGCTTCAGTGGCACTGACCGCGAGACGCTGAGCAGCTTCAAGAGTGAGAAGACCAACTCCACCCACCTGGACAGCCCCCCCGGCGGGCAGGCCCCCGAGGGCAGCGACACAGACCCACCCTCGGAGGCTGAGCTGCCCGCTTCACCGGATGCCGGGGTCCCCTCAGACGACACACTACGTTCCTTTGACACGGTCGTAGGAGCAGGGACGCCTCCAGGCCCGGCTGAGCCGCTCCTGGTTGTGCGGCCCAAGGACTTGGCCCTGCTGCGGCCTAGCAAGCGGCGGCCGCCCCTGCGAAGACACTCCCCGGCTGGCCGTGCCCCTCGGCGGCCACTGCTCGAAGGCGGGGGCTTTTTTGAGGACGACGACACCAGCGAGGGCAGTGAACTGAGCCCGGCTTCCAGCCTCCGGTCCCAGCGTCGCTATAGCACCGACAGCTCTTCCTCCACTTCCTGCTACTCTCCCGAGAGCTCTCGGGGTGCAGCGGGGGGACCCCGGAAACGACGGGCGCCCCACGGGGCTGAGGAGGGGACTGCTGTGCCCCCCAAGCGGCCCTATGGGACCCAGCGGACGCCTAGTACTGCCAGCGCCAAAACTCATGCCCGCGTGCTGAGCATGGATGGGGCAGGGGGTGATGTCCTCAGGGGCCCCCTGGCTGGGTCCAAGGCTGAGCTGGAGGCCCAGGCGGGGGTGGAGCTGGCTGCGGGTGAGCCCGCTGTGCTGCCCGCCGAGGCCCGCAGGGGACCTGCTGCCAACCAGCCTGGCTGGCGGGGGGAGCTGCAGGAGGAAGGTGCCGTGGGGGGAG CAGCCGAGGAGACAGGCAAGCGGGACCGCTCGAGCAGCGTGAGGCGGACACAGGCGATTCGGAGGCGGCACAATGCCGGCAgcaaccccacccccccagcctcgGTTATGGGGTCGCCGCCCAG CAGCCTGCAGGAGGCTCAGCGGGGCCGGGCCGCCTCCCACTCCCGGGCGCTGACACTGCCCTCTGCCCTGCACTTCGCCTCCTCGCTGCTCCTCACCCGGGCGGGCGCCACTGTGCACGAGGCCTGTACCTTTGACGACACCTCCGAGGGGGCCGTGCACTACTTCTATGACGAGAGCG GTGTGCGGCGATCCTATACCTTTGGCCTGGCTGGAGGCGGCTACGAGAACCCCGTGGGGCAGCAGGGGGAGCAGGCAGCCAATGGAGCCTG GGACCGCCATTCGCATTCCTCCAGCTTCCACTCCACTGACGTCCCAGAGGCGGCAGGTAGCCTGAACCTGCTGCAGCCTCGGCCTGTGGTCTTGCAGGGGATGCAGGTGCGCCGAGTGCCCCTGGAGATCCCAGAG TTTGACCTGCTGGACCAGGACTCCCTGCACGAATCCCAGGAGCAGACGCTGATGGAGGAGGCACCGCCTCGGGCCCAGCATAGCTACAAGTACTGGCTTCTTCCTGGCCGCTGGACCTCTGTGCGTTACGAGCGGCTCGCCCTACTGGCCCTGCTGGACCG GACGCGGGGGCTGGTGGAGAACATCCTTGGTGTCGGCTTGAGCAGCCTTGTCGCCTTCCTGGGCTACCTGCTGCTGCTCAAGGGCTTCTTCACCGACATCTGGGTCTTCCAGTTCTGCCTGGTCATCGCCTCCTGCCAGTACTCTCTGCTGAAG AGCGTGCAGCCCGACGCGGCATCTCCCATGCAC GGCCACAACTGGGTGATCGCGTACAGCCGGCCTGTCTACTTCTGCATCTGCTGTCTGCTCATCTGGCTGCTGGACGCCCTGGGCTCCGCTCAGCCCTTCCCGCCCGTCTCTCTCTATGGCCTCACGCTCTTCTCCGCCTCCTTCTTCTTCTGCGCCCGTGACGTGGCCACTG TGTTCACCTTGTGCTTCCCATTCGTCTTCCTCCTGGGCCTCCTGCCCCAGGTGAACACCTGCCTCATGTACCTGCTGGAGCAGATAGACATGCACGGCTTTGGGGGCACAG CTGCCACCAGCCCGCTCACTGCGGTCTTTAGTCTCTCTCGCAGCCTCCTGGCTGCTGCCCTGCTCTATGGCTTCTGCCTCGGAGCCATCAAG ACTCCTTGGCCAGAGCAGCACGTCCCTGTCCTCTTTTCCGTCTTCTGCGGCCTCCTGGTGGCGCTGTCCTACCACCTGAGCCGGCAGAGCAGCGACCCCACTGTGCTCTG GTCTCTGATCCGCAGCAAGCTCTTCCCTGAGCTGGAGGAACGGAGCCTGGAGACGGCCCGCGCCGAGCCCCCAGACCCACTGCCAGACAAGATGCGCCAGTCAGTG CGTGAGGTCCTGCACTCCGACCTGGTGATGTGTGTGGTGATTGCCGTGCTCACCTTCGCCATCAGCGCCAGCACCGTCTTCATTGCCTTGAAG TCAGTGCTGGGTTTCGTGTTGTACGCGCTGGCTGGGGCCGTGGGCTTCTTCACGCATTACCTGCTGCCGCAACTCCGCAAACAGCTGCCCTGGTTCTGCCTGTCACAGCCCGTGCTGAAGCCGCTGGAGTACAGCCAATACGAAGTGCGCG GCGCTGCCCAGGTGATGTGGTTTGAGAAGCTGTACGCCGGCCTGCAGTGCGTGGAGAAGTACCTCATCTACCCCGCCGTGGTGCTCAACGCGCTCACAGTGGACGCCCACACTGTCGTCAGCCACCCGGACAAGTTCTGCCTCTA CTGCCGGGCGCTGCTGATGACCGTGGCCGGGCTGAAGCTCCTGCGCTCGGCTTTCTGCTGCCCGCCCCAGCAGTACCTGACCTTGGCCTTCACCGTCCTGCTCTTCCACTTCGACTACCCTCGCCTCTCCCAGGGCTTTCTGCTCGACTACTTCCTCATGTCCCTGCTCTGCAGCAAG CTGTGGGATCTGCTCTACAAGCTGCGGTTCGTGCTGACCTACATCGCGCCCTGGCAGATCACCTGGGGCTCAGCTTTCCACGCTTTTGCCCAGCCGTTCGCTGTGCCAC ACTCGGCCATGCTGTTCGTCCAGGCCCTGCTCTCAGCGCTCTTCTCCACGCCCCTGAATCCGCTGTTGGGCAGCGCTGTCTTCATCATGTCCTACGCGCGGCCCCTCAAGTTCTGGGAGCGTGACTACAA CACTAAACGCGTGGATCATTCCAACACCCGCCTGGTCACCCAGCTGGACCGGAACCCCG GCGCTGATGACAACAACCTCAACTCCATCTTCTATGAGCACTTGACTCGCTCGCTGCAGCACACGCTGTGTGGGGACCTGGTGCTGGGCCGCTGGGGCAACTACGGCCCCGGCGACTGCTTCGTCCTGGCCTCCGACTACCTCAATGCCCTGGTGCACCTCATCGAGGTCGGCAATGGCCTTGTCACCTTTCAGCTGCGTGGCCTTGAGTTCCGCG GTACATACTGCCAGCAGCGCGAGGTGGAGGCCATCACAGAGGGCGTGGAGGAGGAtgagggctgctgctgctgcgagCCTGGCCACCTGCCGAGGGTCCTGTCCTTCAATGCCGCCTTTGGGCAGCGCTGGCTGGCCTGGGAAGTGACAGCCAGCAAGTACGTGCTGGAGGGCTACAGCATCAGCGACAACAACGCTGCCTCCATGCTGCAGGTCTTCGACCTCCGCAAGATCCTCATCACCTACTATGTCAAG AGCATCATCTACTATGTGAGCCGCTCCCCAAAACTGGAGGCCTGGCTCAGCCACGAGGGCATCGCGACAGCCCTGCGTCCTGTGCGGGCGCCTGGCTATGCGGACTCAGACCCCACCTTCTCGCTGAGCGTGGACGAGGACTACGACCTCCGCCTTTCCGGCCTCTCGCTGCCCTCCTTCTGCGCAGTGCACCTGGAGTGGATCCAGTACTGCGCCTCCCGGCGCGGCCAG CCTGTGGACCAGGATTGGAACTCACCGCTGGTCACGCTGTGTTTTGGCCTGTGTGTGCTGGGCCGCCGGGCCCTGGGGACAGCCTCGCACAGCATGTCTGCCAG CCTGGAGCCCTTCCTCTACGGCTTGCACGCCCTCTTTAAGGGGGACTTCCGCATAACCTCCCCGCGCGATGAGTGGGTCTTCGCCGACATGGACCTGCTCCACCGCGTGGTGGCACCCGGGGTGCGCATGGCCCTCAAGCTTCACCAG GACCACTTCACGTCCCCAGACGAGTACGAGGAGCCGGCCGCCCTGTACGATGCCATCGCGGCCAACGAGGAGCGGCTGGTCATCTCACACGAGGGCGACCCGGCCTGGCGCAGCGCCATCCTCAGCAACACGCCCTCGCTGCTGGCCCTGCGCCACGTCCTGGACGACGCCTCCGACGAGTACAAGATCATCATGCTCAACCGGCGCCACCTCAGCTTCCGCGTCATCAAG GTGAACCGTGAGTGTGTGCGCGGCCTCTGGGCCGGGCAGCAGCAGGAGCTGGTGTTCCTGCGCAACCGCAACCCCGAGCGAGGCAGCATCCAGAACGCCAAGCAGGCGCTCCGCAACATGATCAATTCCTCCTGCGACCAGCCGCTGGGCTACCCCATCTACGTGTCGCCCCTCACCACCTCGCTGGCCGGCAGCCACCCCCAGCTGCGGGCGCTGTGGGGTGGCCCCGTCAGCCTGGGCGCCATCGCCCGCTGGCTTCTGCACAGCTGGGAGAG GCTTCACAAGGGCTGTGGTGCCGGCTGCAACAGCGGTGGGAACGTGGATGACTCAGActgcggtggcggtggcggtggcggcggcagcggcagcggttTGACCTCTCTCGCCAGTAACCCTCCCTTGGCACAGCCCACACCTGAGAACACAGCAG GCGGCGGCgaccagcccctcccaccaggctcTGCCTGGGGCCCGAGGCCCTCCCTGAGTGGCTCTGGTGATGGGCGTCCCCCTCCTCTGCTGCAGTGGCCGCCCCCTCGGCTCCCTGGACCGTCCCCTGCTTCGCCTGCCCCCACTGAGGGTCCTAGGCCCTCAAGGCCCCCTGGCCCTGGTCTCCTTAGTTCTGAGGGTCCCAGCGGGAAGTGGAGCCTGGGGGGTCGGAAAGGGCTAGGGGGATCCGAGGGGGAGCCAGCCTCAGGGAGCCCTAAAGGAAGCACCCCCAAATCTCAG gcgCCCCTAGACCTCAGCCTCAGCCCGGATATCAACACCGACGCCTCGCCCTCCAGAGCCGCACAGGACTTTCCTTGCCTGGATGGCAGTGCTGCTGAGAGTGGCACGCCCACGGGGGCCCTGGGCGACTGGCCTGCACCTGCTGAGGAGCGGGAGAGCCCAGCTGCCCAGCCCCTGCTGGAGCATCAGTACTGA